Genomic DNA from Lactuca sativa cultivar Salinas chromosome 8, Lsat_Salinas_v11, whole genome shotgun sequence:
AAACCTCAAAACTTTGTTTGAATTTGTATCAACGGGGTTCCGTCTGCTTGAGTACAAGGTAAAACTTGTTTCCATTTCATATTGTATaccttttttttgtataaatatgattatatattaacttTATGGACATGTTTTATAGGAGCATTTGGATTATGATATCGTGAAAAGCTCAAATCCAGAGTTTAAAAAAGCGACCATCAGAATAAATATCTACAAACAACACAGACAGACAATTCAGTATATACAGCCACATGAACATGGAAAACTGTCACAAGTTGAACTGTTGGTGGTTGATGAAGCTGCAGCTATTCCACTGCCACTTGTCAAGTCCTTATTGGGTCCTTATCTTGTTTTCCTTTCCTCCACTGTTAATGGATATGAAGGTACAGGGCGATCTCTATCATTAAAGCTACTTCAACAACTTGAAGAACAAAGTCGCACATCTTCAAAAAGCAAAGAAGCTGTTCCTTctggtataataataataataataatattccaTCAAGAACATCTAATTTAGTTTTCTTCAAGAAAATGATTTGATTTATTTCAATGGAATGCAGGCCGGCTTTTTAAGAAGATTGATTTGAGTGAAGCTATTAGATATGCAAATGGTGATCCAATCGAATCATGGCTTAACAATTTACTCTGTTTGGATATTGCAAATTCTATTCCTAGTATCAACAGGTTGCCTCCTCCTAGTGAGTGTGATCTTTATTATGTTAATCGGGATACCCTTTTTTCATATCATAAAGACAGCGAGCTATTTCTTCAGGTATTTGttattttattgattattgtttttagtttatttattcATGTATATAGTATTGGTGTTTATTTATCGTTCTTACACTATTCAGAGAATGATGGCCTTATATGTTGCTTCTCACTACAAAAACTCTCCAAATGATCTCCAATTATTGGCTGATGCGCCAGCTCATCACTTGTTCGTCTTACTTGGTACACTTTTTGTTTATGATATTATATTTCATAGTTTATTATTGTTATAAATGTAAGTATATAGCTATTAtaggtaaaaaaaaaataaagtacattGCCTATATTTATTTATGTATGCAGGTCCTGTTAACGAGTCAAGAAatcagctcccagatatactttGTGTCATCCAGGTTTGCTATctttgtttattttttgtttttttaaatattgaTATGGTTGATTATTAAATTAAATTGTTGTACAGGTGTGTCTTGAAGGAAAAATTTCACAGGCTTCTGCAATGAGAAGTTTAAGTGCTGGACATCAACCTTCTGGAGACCAAATTCCATGGAAGTTCTGTGAACAATTCCAAGACAAAGAATTCCCAACTCTTTCTGGTGCTAGAATCGTCCGCATCGCAACACATCCAAATGCAATGAAGGTGTGTGTTTTATGTACATATCATAATATTTTTTTCCAATATCTGTCACTGATCACAATATTAAATGATTCTTGTCTTATCTGTTACTTACAGCTTGGATATGGTTCAGCTGCCATAGAATTGCTATCAAGGTACTTACTTTTAATCAACATGTTCATATTTTGGTATTTCCATATATACCCCTTTAGTTTGATCACATAGTAAATTCTTATAATAGGTACTTTGAAGGTCAATTCACTTCCATctctgaagaagaagatgatgtccAAAACAAACCAGAGTCTTCACATCTCAGAATCACTGAAGCTGCTGAGAAAGTAAGATAGATCTTTTTGCTTAATTGGAATTTTGGATAAAACTTTTTTCTGAAATTTGTAACTGACAGGTGTCATTGCTTGAAGAAAATATAAAGCCAAGATCCGACCTACCTCCCCTACTTGTACATCTGCGTGAAAGAAAGCCTGAAAAGCTTCATTACTTGGGTGTCTCATTTGGGCTTACTCTCGACTTGTTTCGATTCTGGAGAAAACATAAATTTGCTCCATTTTACATTTGTGAAGTTCCAGTTAAGTTtgttaattaatcttttttaaatttgttttttttaatatttgtttcTTACATATTCAATCATCTTTTCATAATACAGAATGCTGTGACTGGTGAACACACATGTATGGTTCTGAAACTGCTGGCAAATGATGAAATTGAAGTTAAAAAATCAGATGATGAATGGGGATTCTTTGGTGATTATTATAGAGCTTTTAAGGCAGCATTTGCTAGGCTTTTATGTTCTCCAAGATTTAACACAATGGAATACAAGCTTGCAATGAGGTACATACACACTATAATACAATACATCTTCCATATTGAAtttcaatgatatatatataatactactAAATAAATACTTTTCCTTTTGTATGTAGTATCTTGGATCCAAAACTCAGCTTCCCGGATGCAGACACTTCatcaacaacaatttcacatgGGATATATGATGACATCATCAAATCTCAAGTCAGTATGAAAAGACTAGAATCTTATGTCAACCACCTTGCTGATCATCATCTCGTAAGAatcctgatttttttttaaactttacatCTTTTTATTCATCTTTCTGCATTATTTAAAATAtatgttattttattaatttacagATTTCAGACCTGAAACTGCCTCTTGCATACCTATACTTCCAGGAGAAGTTTCCTGTTACATTATCATATGCACAAGCTTCTGTGTTACTATGCATGGGATTACAGAACCAAGATGCTTCATATAccgaggttttttttttctttctcattAGTTAACTTAATCTTTTATTTCATTCTATATACATACTTAAAAAGTGTAGTGTAGTGTAgtgtttatttatttctttttatttgtaACAGGGAGTGATGAAGTTGGAAAGACAACAAGTATTGTCATTATTCATGAAAGTGATGAAAAAGTTTCAGAAATATTTGAATTCAGTATCTTTAAAACAGTTCAGTGCCACTCTTCCACCAGTCAAAGAAGTAAGTCATGAAAAACTTTTTTTAATTTTGCCCTAAACCCTAAAAACTCACCCTCATTTAATTCGGTTCCATCCAGGTTGTGTTGAAGCCACATTTGATTTCTGTGGATGAGGATCTTGATGAAGCTGCAAAGAAAGTGaaggtttgtt
This window encodes:
- the LOC111919687 gene encoding RNA cytidine acetyltransferase 1, whose product is MRKKVDERIRTLIENGVKTRHRSMFVIIGDKSRDQIVNLHYMLSKSVVKSRPNVLWCYRDKLELSSHKKKRAKQVKKLMHRGLLDPEKVDPFSLFLETAGITYCQYKDSERILGNTFGMCILQDFEALTPNLLARTIETVEGGGLVILLLRSLSSLTSLYTMVMDVHERFRTESHSLATGRFNERFLLSLASCQSCIVMDDELNILPISSHMKSVTEVPVEEDSEGLSEAERDLKDLKEQLKDDFPVGPLIKSCCTLDQGKAVITFLDAILDKTLRSTVALLAGRGRGKSAALGLAIAGAVAAGYSNIFVTAPSPENLKTLFEFVSTGFRLLEYKEHLDYDIVKSSNPEFKKATIRINIYKQHRQTIQYIQPHEHGKLSQVELLVVDEAAAIPLPLVKSLLGPYLVFLSSTVNGYEGTGRSLSLKLLQQLEEQSRTSSKSKEAVPSGRLFKKIDLSEAIRYANGDPIESWLNNLLCLDIANSIPSINRLPPPSECDLYYVNRDTLFSYHKDSELFLQRMMALYVASHYKNSPNDLQLLADAPAHHLFVLLGPVNESRNQLPDILCVIQVCLEGKISQASAMRSLSAGHQPSGDQIPWKFCEQFQDKEFPTLSGARIVRIATHPNAMKLGYGSAAIELLSRYFEGQFTSISEEEDDVQNKPESSHLRITEAAEKVSLLEENIKPRSDLPPLLVHLRERKPEKLHYLGVSFGLTLDLFRFWRKHKFAPFYICEVPNAVTGEHTCMVLKLLANDEIEVKKSDDEWGFFGDYYRAFKAAFARLLCSPRFNTMEYKLAMSILDPKLSFPDADTSSTTISHGIYDDIIKSQVSMKRLESYVNHLADHHLISDLKLPLAYLYFQEKFPVTLSYAQASVLLCMGLQNQDASYTEGVMKLERQQVLSLFMKVMKKFQKYLNSVSLKQFSATLPPVKEVVLKPHLISVDEDLDEAAKKVKDEMKAKSEGLLNPEFLQRYAIADKDADFESALPSGGKIASGTVISVKSSSNSKTKPEKQHGTPKDSNKSNKKRSNGGRSSNSKSSKKKRSSSP